The Psychrobacter arenosus region ATGTCTGAGTTGCACCCCAACCCTGCGATCAATCAACGTAACGTGTTAGGTGGCGAGCTTGCCAGCTGCTGTTTTGCCCCTATTACTGGCTATTATCGCAATGGCTTTTGTCATACTGGCCCGCGAGACCTTGGCCAACATACCGTCTGTGTCAAAATGACCGCCGACTTTTTGAATTTTTCTGCCAGTCGCGGTAATGACCTTATTACCCCTTTGCCTGAGTACAACTTTCCTGGATTACAGCCGGGCGATTATTGGTGCGTCTGTGCCACACGTTGGGTAGAAGCCCTGGAGCACGATGCCGCCGCGCCCCTTAAATTAGAGGCCTGTCATGAAAGCCTTTTAAGTTTGGTAGACCTCAAGACTTTAATGGAATATGCGCTGTAATTTGCTGCTCACATTCTTTTAGCTATTGACCATTATAAGTATTAAAATTTGAGACCTCTTTATGCTCCAACCCGACTCCTCATCCAATCGTCCTGACCCGCACACCAATAAACGCAGTTTCGATGGGGCGCAGCCAACCGATAGCGTCAATATGGCGATTCCCGTCGCTACCAGCAGTCATAGTGCCTATGAGCATCCGTTGTCTGAACATTCTGAATTAATGTCAGGCACTAGCTTTATTTATGGTGACGTTAACGCGGATGATGAAGACGCTTACGAGATTATGACCGTCTATGACCCTGAAGCCGAGCGCTTTGAGGACATTACCTATTCGGTCGAAAATGAAGTGGTCAATTGCTACTCATACTCGCGTAAAACGGGTGAGCCGATAGAAGAGCTAACCTTAGATGAAGTCAGTAAAACATTAACCAATAACAATCAATTTATCTGGTTAGGTTTGTATAACCCTAGCCTTGAAACTGTGTCTGAAGTCCAGGAAGCCTTCGATTTGCACGAATTGGCGATTGAGGATGCTTTTACTGAGCATCAGCGTGCCAAGGTAGAAAACTATAGCAACGATACGGTTTTCGTCGTGGTTCGTACGGCCAAGCTCGATGGTAATAAAATCTGCTATGGCACCACCTCAATGTTTTTAGGCAAAAACTACATCATTACCATTCGTACCGGGGCTTCCAACTCTTATAAACCAGTGCGTGATCACAGTCATCGTTACCCCGAAAAGCTGCGTATGGGTCCCATCTTCGTCCTGCATGCTATCTTGGATTTTATTGTCGATAACTATTTGCCTATTACCGACCGTCTGGGCAGCTATTTACGTGAGCAAGAGCGCGATATTTTCTCTTATGAATTTAGCAAAGAGACGCTACAAAGCCTTTATGAGCTTAAATCGCAATTGGTTCATATGCGCGCGGTATTGCTGCCGGTCAAAGACATCTGTAGCTTCTTTATTAATCATAAAAGAAGTGAGATGCTCTCCTCTTTCCCTAGTGCTGCCAAACCTTACTTCCGCGACGTGAATGACCACCTCCTGCGCTCGCTAGATGCGGTTAATGGGCTCAATGAGATGCTCAGTGTGGCGATGAATACCTATACGACGATGGTCAATGTGGGTCAGAACGATGTGGTGAGAAAATTAGCGGCTTGGGCGGGTATCTTGGCTGTCCCTACTGCAGTGGCAGGTATTTACGGGATGAACTTCGACTTTATGCCGGAGCTGCATTATAAATATGCTTACTTTGTGGTACTCGGTCTGATATTAATAGTCTGTGTCGTGCTTTATCATAAGTTTAGACGGGCGGGTTGGTTGTAGACCAGTAGTAAATTTCAAGTAAAAAAAAGCGCCTCTATAATAAAGGCGTTTTTTCTTTGGGTCATATCTTCATTATTTATTCACGACGTGTACTGGGCGCCCCTTTATGGACATTATCCTCGGGACGACCAAACTCTTTTGCCGTCCAAGTTAATAGCACTATGGCAATACTTAAAACGAAGATAGCGACTGTAATCGTCATTAACAGCCATAAGTGAAAAGTATCTGAAACCGCCTGTACATCAACCACTAAGTGGCGAGATAAGGCGGTAATGGCAATATAAATTAGGAACTGTACTGGCAGGCGATGAGTCTTAAAATAAATGCCTATCATGGCCAACAGCTCAAGATAGATGAATAACATCAAAATATCTTTTAACGCCGCCTCGCCTTTGAAGACAATGCCATAAAACTCCGTACCTGCCCCCCAAATAACCACAAAGACAATTAGAAATAACGCCATATAATGGGCTATATCGACTAACAACTCGCCAAAATTTTGCACTCGGTGTTGCCAGCTGCTGTTATTCATTCAAGGGTCGCCTCTATAGTTGAGGCGGGATGAACTCTATCACGCCCCGTGGGGTCAATAGTCATCCTTAGCACTTTAAATTAGCATAGTGTTTAATTAATGAAAAGCTTAATAGAAAGTTTAATGAAAATAATTTCTTCAAACCTATTGGAAAGCGTCCGCCTTAAACGACCGCCTGTCATTAAGCCACTTTTATAAAGCTCTAACCCTATTTTTTCTACAAATAATAGCCCCTACCCTATTAGCTTACAGCCCTGCCGCTTTTTCAGCCGCTTCAACCGTTTGACGAATTAGTGTATTGATCGTCATCGGACCGACACCGCCTGGTACTGGGGTATAAGCACTAGCTTTGGCTTCGATGCCTGCCAACTCGATATCACCAACCCCACCATTATCAGTAGGATGGAAACCGGCATCGACTACGACGGCACCTGGCTTAATCCAAGCTTGCTGAATCAATTCAGGCACCCCTACTGCACCTACGATAATATCGGCAAGCGCCACATGGTCCGCTAGATTTTGCGTTCTTGAGTGGCAAATGGTCACAGTACAGTTGGCATTTAATAGCATCTGCGCCATAGGCTTGCCTAAGATAGCGCTACGACCTACAACGACGGCATGCTTACCCGACAGCTCAATACCTTCATGCTCAAGCAAGTGCATAATGCCTTGAGGCGTGCAAGAACCATAAGCGGGCTCACCCATGCTCATACGACCAAACCCAAGGCAGGTGACCCCATCCACGTCTTTAGCTAAATCAATGGCATCAAAGCACGCACGCTCTTCAATCTGCGCAGGTACCGGATGCTGTAGCAAGATACCGTGTACGTTTGGATTATTATTCAATTCATCAATCTTTGCTAGCAGCTCTTCTGTGGTAGTCGCTGTTGGCATTTCCACGCGCATAGAATCCATCCCAACACGCTTACAAGCATTGCCTTTCATACGCACATAAGTGGCAGAGGCAGGGTCTTCGCCAACCAAAATCGTCGCTAATATCGGGGTGTTGCCCGTTTTAGACTTAATGGCCGCTACCCGCTCACTCAGTGATTGCTCAATCTGTTTGGCAAGGGCTTTACCATCTAGGCAAATAGCAGTTGTAGAATCAGATACTTGGGTCATAAAAACTCCATAACAACGTTTGTTAGATAAAAGGGTTATACGAAGAAGCTTTCGATAAAAATCTCAATCAAAAGGCACTAATTGAAAAGTCTGGCAATAAAAAAAAGGTTGAGCAAGCCAATCAGAGGATAAAGCTCACTAAATAAAATAGGCAGCAAACCACCTTAATAAGATATAAAACCAAGCATGTGCCATTAGCAGCGCTATTGTAACGGTAGCAGCCCAAAAGATACAGACACGGCTGAAACTTATGCCCTGACTTTTTCATTTAAGCTGAGTTAGTTAAATTTAAGACAACAAAAAAGGCCTCCAGATATCTGAAGGCCTTTCTCTTGTAATGGTACCCGGAGCCGGACTTGAACCGGCACGCTATTACTAGCGAGGGATTTTAAATCCCTTGTGTCTACCAATTTCACCACCCGGGCAAAACTTGTATTACCTTACTGCTGGTAGATTTGGACTTGGTTGCAGTAGGATAAGAGAGCGTTATTATATAGAGATGTATTAATAAATCAAGACTTTATTTATACTTTTTTTATCTATATTTTAAAGCAAATTTGGAGGCTGGAGCCGGAATCGAACCGGCGATCAAGGAGTTGCAGTCCAGTGCATTACCACTTTGCTATCCAGCCAATCAAGGTGGACTATATTAACAAAAATAATTTAAATTACAAGTCATTTTTGCCGCTTTTCTGAGCTTTTATAAATTCATTCTCTAAAATATAGGATAAAGACCTATTGCTAGGAATATTTCGCTCAGAACCGCCCTAGTCAGGGTGCGTATTATCCCTATAAGCGAGCTCTTTGGCAAGCCCAAACTGTCTATTGAGTTGCCATAGCCTGATCCCAATACGGTGGTGACCCATAATAACCGTCAATAAAGTCAATAAAACACCTGACTTTATGCGGTAATAATTTTTTATGTGCATAAACCGCATAGAGGTCTAAAGCCGCGGGCTCAAACTCAGGTAAGATTTGCACCAACTTGCCACTACTTAGTGCCTCACTGGCAATAAAGGTCGGCTGTAATACCACGCCTGCCCCTTCTATAGCGGCATTGACCAACACATCGCCATTATTGCTGCTCATCACATAGCTTTTGGTAATATAGCTTGGTTCTATGCCGTGCGTCAGCCAGCGGTAAATCTCTTCTTGATCATCCCTCTCCATATAGCTGTAATGCAAATAGCGATGGTCTTTGAGGTCATCTAAGCTCTGCAGTGTGCCATAGTCTGCAAGATAACTGGGCGATGCGCACAATACCACGCGAATAGGCGCGACTTTTTTAGCAATAAGCGCCGAGCTCTTTAGACGACCAATACGCAAGGCAATATCAAAACCCTCGTCTACGATATCGACCTTACGATCATTCAATTGCAAATCAACATGTACCAAAGGATATACGGCCTGAAAATCGGTAATGAGTTTGGCCATATGTTTGAGAGCAAAAGACACTGGGGCACTAATGCGCAAGGTCCCCTGAGGGATATGCTGCAAGCCGCCCAACTGTGTCTCCATCTCATCGATGCTCGCCAAAATCTGCTGCGAATGTTGAAAATAATGACTGCCAGCTTCGGTCAAGCTAACTTTGCGCGTAGTGCGGTGGAGTAAGCGCACCCCAAGGCGCTCCTCAAGTTTGGCGACATATTTGCTCACCAATTGTGGGGACATAGCCATGGTCTCAGCCGCTTGGCTAAAGCTGCCCTCTTGCGCTACGGCCACAAAGGCTCGCATGGCATCAATTCTATCCATTGTTTATCCCAATTTTATACTGACTGCGCAACATGGTGATTGTGTAAACCATCTGCTGCTTAAAACCCAACGCTAGCTAGTTAAAATCAAATATCAACTACTTTTCACAGCTGCTTTGGCGATTGCTCATACCGGCTATTATCAACGTTTTGTTGTTAATTATTCTATATCTAATGGGTTACTCTTACCTTATGTTGCTAGTAAAGTGGGCGCACTGTAGCGATTAATCCATTAATCCTAACGCCCCTTATAACCTAACTATAATGACTAGAGTAACCCCATATGAACGATTCTATGTTAAATAAAATTTTACGCACTGATGCCGGTATAGCCGCGCTCATACTCCGTGTGCCTGTAGGCATCATCTTAGCCGCTCATGGGGCCCAGAAGCTGTTTGGGTGGTTTGGAGGTAATGGTTTAGCCGGCACAGCCGGTTGGATGAGCAGCATAGGCATAGAACCTGGCTATCTGATGGCGATACTGGCAGGAAGCGCTGAGTTCTTTGGCGGCCTAGCTTTAATCTTAGGCGTACTGACTCGCCCAGCAGCAGTTGCAGCAGCTTTTACTATGCTAGTTGCCATCTTTAGTGTGCATATTAGTAACGGTCTATTCGCAGCTAATAATGGCTACGAGTACGCTCTGACTTTGATGGTGGCTTTAATTGCCCTAGCTGTACAAGGTGGTGGGCAACTGAGTGTCGATCAGGCGCTAACGCAACGGTCTTAGTACAGAAGCTTAAAGCTGACTACCGTATGACGGACAGATTTTGTAAGGATCTATAATAACCCAGCTCACAGAACGTGGGGTTCGAGGATAAGGGCTATATCTTAGCTCTATTATTAGCCTAGTAAATAAGGGCTAAGGTAAGTGCTAGTAAGCGTTATATGGCTGGCTACTGCTCACAGCTAATTGTCACCCCACCCCACTATCGCAAGCTTGACTCAACCAACTTTGAGATTGTGCTCCATCTTGCGCCACCCCTATCCCTAGAGAGTACATAGTAGCCAGTCTGACTTGCGCTGTTATATCCCCTTGCTCGGCTTGCATTTTAGTCGTCGAAAAATCACTGGCCCAAGCAGTAACCGTCAGCCCCATAGCCAGTACTAGCATCCCTAGTTTATGTATCACCATCTGTCCTAGTATGCGCATGGCTATTCCCTTCCCTGAAAAGGGAATCTTGCACGACTTTGTTGTAATAACTTGGTGTCATTAGTCGCACTATATACACTATTGCCACACTTTGGCTAAGCTATAAGGTAATAATATATCTAAGGTTTGTAGATAGCTTATAAGCAGCATTCTGCTGAAATAAACTATTAGTAAATTAGCCAAGCCCTGCATTACCATCTTGTTAATAACAATAGCCAATCTTGAGCTAAACACTGATTTGAACGCTTATAAAAACTGGTCGATGATAGTCATTTAGCCAGTGTCTCTATACTATTTTTTGGAAAAATTCTTATGCTAGTGAATGCCGATTTCTCACAACGCGCAGTATCCCTGCCAGCAGAACAACATTGGGTGAACTCGCCACAACAAGGCGTTGAACGTATTATGCTAGACCGGTTGGGCGATGAAAAAACTCGGGCTACTAGTATTGTGCGCTATGCCCCCGAGTCTTATTTTCCGCATCATCAACATCCGGGTGGTGAAGAGATTTTGGTTTTATCCGGCGTATTTTCTGATGGTGACGACCATTACCCTACAGGCTGGTATATCCGCAATCCGCCAAGCTCTGGGCATCAGCCTTATAGCCGTGAGGGCGCTATTATTTTCGTTAAGCTTTGGCAGATGTCGCCCGATGAAGACCAGCATGTACGGATCGATACCAACGATGCTGCTAATTGGCAGCGCCAAGAGGATCGCGAGGTTTGTCCTCTATTTGCCGATGAAAGAGAAGACGTCAGCTTACGGCGCTGGCAGGCAGGAACAGCATTAACTATTGAGAATGTAAAGGGTGCTGAGATACTGGTAGTCGCTGGCGAGCTCATTGAAGGAGAAAAAACTTATCAACCTAATAGCTGGTTACGCTATCCGATAGGGTCCAATATTGAATTAGCCGCTGGGTCAGAAGGCGTAACGGTATATCTAAAGACTGGACACCTCGCCCATATCAATCCAGACGATTTTACAGCGAACTAATTTTAATGGTTAGGTTGTATAGAGATAGTTTTCAAGAAATAGAATCTAAGTTAGGAAAATAATTATGCAAAAGATACCAGTAGCTATTATCGGCGGCGGTTTAAGCGGTCTATACGCTGCTTATTTATTAGAGCAACAAGGTATCGATTATATCCTTCTGGAAGCGCGCGATATTTTAGGGGGACGAATTTTATCAAGCCAGTCTTTAGCAAGTACCAACACTGATATTGATACTGACACTAATAAGGGTACTGAAAATAATAAAAACAGCTTTGATTTAGGACCTTCATGGTATTGGCCCGCCTATCAGCAGCAACTGGCCCATCTAGTCGATGAATTAGCCTTAAAAAGCTTCGCCCAATTTGAAGACGGGGACATGATGGTAGAGCGCTCAGCCGTCCAGCTACCTATACGGTCACCCGGCTATAAAAGCTCACCACCTTCTATGCGCTTAGTAGGCGGCATGACGGCTTTGATTAAGGCGCTATATAGTCGTTTAGACAGTACTCGTATCTGTACTGGTCACATTGTGCGTAGTATTCATCATACCGGTGACTATGTTGAGATAAGTAGCGAAGATAGCTTAGGTAAAACGGCGACCTTGCAAGCTAAGCAAGTGTTACTCGCCTTACCGCCACGCTTAGCGGTAACTAATATTGACTTCCAACCTGCCATACCTGTTGAGTTAGCGACACAATGGCAGGCGACAGCGACTTGGATGGCCCCGCATGCCAAATATTTTGCGGTATACGATAAACCGTTTTGGCGAGAGCAAGGTCTGTCCGGTGAAGGTCGCAGTGCGATAGGACCTCTGGTTGAGATTCACGACGCCTCTATGGAGAATGGTCGTGGTGCGCTATTTGGCTTTGTCGGTGTGCCGGCAGCATCTAGGCAAAGTGTCTCTACAGCGGTTTTAAAAGACTACTGCCGAGCACAATTGGTACGCCTATTTGGCTCAGAGGCCGATGCGCCAATAGCAGAGTATCTTAAAGACTGGGCGCAAGACCCTTTTACCGCTACTAAAGCAGATGCGAATAGTGACTGTCAGCATGCTTCAGCGCCAATGGTTAAAGTGAATTCGGGAGTTTGGGCAGACTACCTGACCGGTATTGGTAGTGAGTGGTCGCGGCAGTTTCCGGGGTATGTGGCGGGGGCGGTTGAGGCTGCTGGTTTTGGGGTAGAAAGTTTGGTTGGAAATTTATCCAAGGATTAAAACTTAAGGTATTAAAGTACAGCTCTTTTAACACTGTGGCATGGCAATAAGAGACTACGTTAAATCAACCGCACGAGAACCCCCTACCACAAAGCCTCAGCCCGAATAAGACCACGCTCAATCACAGGATAATCACTAAACGCCATAGTCATACCTGCCCCATTAGCGGTCAACTGGCAAGTTGCCCCAAGCGGAAAGCTATGCTTGCGAGCAACATGACCAAAAGGTACGCCTGTGAATACTGGCAGCCTCGTTACTTGGCGCAGCTGCATAATGACTTCAGCCATATCGTAGCGACTATCATAGCTGTCCTCGCCCGAGCTGGTGAAAGGCCCTAAGACAATGGCTTGCTGATTTTTAAAGGCACCCGCCAGATATAGACTATATAACATACGCTCAACCCGATATGGCTGCTCGCCAACATCCTCTAAAAAGACAATACCGCCATCGGGTTGCGGTAGATAGTTACTGCCCGCCAGCGCAGAAACGACACTAAGATTACCACCCCAAAGTGTACCTGTAATCCCTGTAGAAGGTAATACGGGGGACTGAGTATTGGCGGTCGCAACCGATTGAGTAAGCTCTATCTTTAAGGCAGGATTGGTCAAGGCTTCGACAAACCCTTGCGAGCTGATTTGATCCGGTTTGGTTTTGCCAAATTCGCTATAAAGCATCGGGGCGGCAAGACTGCTCATCTTCCCTTGCGCCAGTAGCGCACACTGCACAGCCGTGACATCGCTAAAGCCCGCCATAATCGTGCCATGCTCCTGCATGACGCGACCCAACGTTACCCAGTCCACCATCGGCAACACGCGCATGGCGCCATAACCGCCGCGTACCCCAAGTAACAGTTGCGGAGCAGCAATAGCACCGGTAGCAATATTCTGTAAATCGCTAGCCCGCTGGCTATCAGTACCAGCGAAACGTAAGAACTGTCGATGGACTATTTGTGGGTTTTCAATGTTAAAGCCGGCACAGCTTAAACGCTCCAAGCTTAACTGGTTGCGCTCATCATCAAGACCGGCATTGGAGCTGGCAAATAAGCGGGTGGCAATCGTCGCCGGTAAACAGGCAGCCCCTGGGCTAGCAGGAATGTTCGTAAGTACAGTCTCATTATTCACAGGCTGAGTCACCGGCTGCGTCACCACCTTACCCAACGCACTGCCGGTCATCGTTAGTGCCCCTACCCCGATGCTCGCTTTGGTCAAAAACTGCCGACGGCTTAGTGGCTTACGCTGAATTACTATAGAGGTAGACGATGGCTGCGTATCGAGAGCAGCATCAATAGCAGCATTGATAGGAGGGTTTGACATAGGGAGACTCGCTAACTACGCTTAAGGCAGTATGGTTTGGGGCAGTGTATGTGAGAGAGTATTTTTAAAACTGACCGGACTATTAATCAGGCAGGTCATAACGCACTTTGTCTGGATTGACCCCAAACGAAAAGACGAAGGTAGCAACCAAGGAGTTGACCACAATAAAGGCAAGATCGGCGGAAGGATGGCCCATAACAAACTTACCCAATAGCCAAGAGACGATCAGCATAATGACAAAAAACACCGCTAAACACTGCATGATAACGGGGTGCGTCAAATGGTAAGGCTGCTTAGGAGCGGGTTTTTTATCCAATATACAGGTGCGCGTAGCCCAACCTAGAGCGTAGGCAATGCCCCCTATCAATACATAACTTATAAATCCCACGGTATGCCTCGTTATTTATTTTTTGCACTAAAAATGGCTAGTAACTGCTTCAATAAGATCGCCGCTTAGTGCGGCGCAGACCCCTGATTACTTTTCGTCCACTTGTTCAATCACAATATTGGCATGCGGATCAGCCAAAATATCAGTATTAACCTCATCACACTCTACCTTATAGACCGTATTCGCGCCTTTATAGATATAAGCTAGATATTCACTGTCAAGTAACGGATCAATATTGGCATAGGCACTTTTGACATGCGCTAACACTAAAAAGCGGTCTGGACGGCCCAGCATGGCGTCGATATTGCTCGTATCAATAGAGAAAAACTCAGTCACTTTTGAGATGGGCAGCACTTCTAAGGCTTCTGGAGTATCCCAAACGCGTTTGGCACTGGCCGGTTCCTTCATCTGCATGATGTAGCCATCACCCTGCTGACTCACTTTGATTTGGGCAGGCTCACCGTACCCTACTGTATAGCAACCGACAAGCTCGGCTAGGTTCTGCTTCGTTGCTGTAGTATCAGCCGTAGCCGTATTGGTCGGCTCAGGGTCTTTATTACAGGCGGTTAGGCTTAAAGCACTTACGGCCATGACGCTGATGACTATTTTACGTGACCACTCCAAGTAAATAGCACGCCGACTGAGCTTATGGGGCGCTGCTACAGAGCGCTTAGGATTAACAAGCTGGCTTAAAGCGGGCATAGACTTCACACTACCATCGTCCAATATAAACGCCTATATTAGCAAATATCCCAGAATATCTATAGACATACTGTCAGTAATGCCGCAAATGTCGCGAAGCTACTCCCCTAAAGGACACTCACACAATTTATCGCTTTATTTGTGCGCTACCCTTCATAATGCTAGCGTTAAGCCTTATAATCCTTAGTCAATAGTTGCCAGTAGGCAGCGCCTTGTTATTAAAAATATGATTAAGAACGTTCGCGAAAGTTCTGATTATCATGACTGTAAAAGAGAGTCTATGTCTGTTTTAGATGCAAAAGCCAATACCACCGTCGCCTTTACTGATGGTGCTTGTAAGGGCAACCCTGGGGCTGGTGGTTGGGGCGCGTTTTTAGTCTTTGCCGATGGGCAAACGCAAGCGTGGTGTGGTGGGGATAAAACCACTACCAATAACCGTATGGAGCTGATGGGCGCCATTCAAGCCTTGCAAAATAGCCCCCGCGATGTGACCTTAGAGCTTTGGACCGACTCGAGCTATGTCAAAAATGGCATTACCCAATGGATTGAGGGTTGGAAAAAGAAAGGTTGGAAAACGTCTGGTAATAAACCCGTTGCCAATCAAGACTTATGGCAGCAGTTAGATAGTCTATGCCAAGGCCGTGACGTCAGTTGGCATTGGGTTAAAGGTCATGCAGGGCATGCTGGTAATGAAAAAGCGGATGAGCTGGCTAATCTTGGGGTGGAAAGAGTGTTAGCAGGCGCGCCTGAACCGTTTAATTCTACTGGAGCTAGCGTCGCCCAGGTCAATGCTGAGCCCGAACTTAACTCTGCAGCAACCGCTGAACTAAAAAAAAACACTAACGTCCCTGATCAAGACGATTGGCTAGCTTTTGACCCCTTAGGTTTAGACATGGCAGATGAGTTGCCCGAAGACCTCGCGGATGAGCTGCCAGAAGACTTCGCAAATGAATTATTAGCAGAGGACTTAGTGGCGAATGGTTCCTTAGATAATGGTTTTTTAACCAACGATAATTTGCTAACTGGTGCGGCGCCAAGTCATAATCTTCAAGGCAGTGATTTGCCCTCCGTTAGCTCTCCTTCTTCACCAAGCTTGCAACCCTATGACAGTACTCCTATGACTCAAGACCATGTTTCTGCTCCTAATACTGATTCTCCCAATATGCCTGCACCTATTGCCGCCACTGAAAACAATCAAATGGTAAACGAGCAGACTATAGCCAATGAAACTGAGGAAGCGCCCGTAGCTTTTGATGGCGATACCAGTAAATTTAACCCCCACTTTGTGCCTTTACTGCCTGAACCCATCCATCGTGGCCGTAATGCTCGCCAGCTGATTATGGATACAGAAACCACCGGTCTAGATGCCGGTAAGGGTGACCGTATTATTGAAGTCGGTATTGTCGAGATGATTGGCCGTAAGTTTACCGGCGAGAAGTTGCACGTCTATATCAATCCAGAACGCGGTATGGACGAAGGCGCTATCCGTGTTCACGGTATTTCTGAAGCTTTTTTGCAGGACAAGCCTAAGTTTGCGGAAGTGGCGCAACAGCTGTTTGACTTTATGGCCGGTGCCGAAGTTATTGCCCATAACGCTCCATTTGATATGGGCTTCTTAAGCATGGAATTTGACCGCGTTGGGCTTAATGGCTTTGCCGATACGGTTCAAGTTACTGACTCTTTAGTGATGGCGAAGCAGCAATACCCAGGGCAGCGCAACACGCTAGATGCCCTAGTACGACGTTTAAACGTAGGTAAGCAAGACCGAACCTTTCACGGCGCCTTACTCGATGCGGAAATTTTAGCCGAAGTCTATTTGGCTATGACCGGTGGGCAGGTAGCTTTAGCGATTGATGAAGATATTCAAAGTGATGGCGGCGGCTCTCATGCGACCTTTGCGCAATTGGCCGCACAACTGGTAGCCTCTCCTGTCGATACTACTGCGCATGAAGCTTGGCTGGCTGAATTAAGTGAGCAATATCCAGCCCTAAAAGAAGTGTGGTAGCTTTAACTTTACTGGCTGTACTTTACGGATAGTATTTTATCAGTGTGAAGCTTGCCGGAGTTGCGCATACTAATAGCGTCTCCTTATTAGTATTACGCAAATGGCTAATACTATAAAATTGCGCCAATAGGTAAGGTAAAATACCCTTATCATGAATTTTATTTGTGTCAGTTGAATACTTATGGCTAAAATGCTGTAATGGGGATATGCTGATGATAACTATAGGTTATCAATGGGCCTGATTCCGAGCACCAAGGTAAGGGTGCTAAGTAGTTGGTATGAACACTAGCAGTCATCGTCTTTACGAGGGATAGCATTTACTATAATAGGTAGGGTTTCTAACTGCGGGGGCTTACAAAGTAGGTACTCCCAAAGCGGGAACTTTCGCAGTAAACAGTCCTGTTAAACCCAAATGCTTTTGGGCTATAGACGTGCTTTAAAGACGATAAGAATTAGCAGAATACAAAAAGCAGTGCTTATTGCTTATATAAATTTAATTGGAATATTTTTACTATGATGCAGCC contains the following coding sequences:
- a CDS encoding DUF2237 family protein, whose protein sequence is MSELHPNPAINQRNVLGGELASCCFAPITGYYRNGFCHTGPRDLGQHTVCVKMTADFLNFSASRGNDLITPLPEYNFPGLQPGDYWCVCATRWVEALEHDAAAPLKLEACHESLLSLVDLKTLMEYAL
- the corA gene encoding magnesium/cobalt transporter CorA, with amino-acid sequence MSGTSFIYGDVNADDEDAYEIMTVYDPEAERFEDITYSVENEVVNCYSYSRKTGEPIEELTLDEVSKTLTNNNQFIWLGLYNPSLETVSEVQEAFDLHELAIEDAFTEHQRAKVENYSNDTVFVVVRTAKLDGNKICYGTTSMFLGKNYIITIRTGASNSYKPVRDHSHRYPEKLRMGPIFVLHAILDFIVDNYLPITDRLGSYLREQERDIFSYEFSKETLQSLYELKSQLVHMRAVLLPVKDICSFFINHKRSEMLSSFPSAAKPYFRDVNDHLLRSLDAVNGLNEMLSVAMNTYTTMVNVGQNDVVRKLAAWAGILAVPTAVAGIYGMNFDFMPELHYKYAYFVVLGLILIVCVVLYHKFRRAGWL
- a CDS encoding phosphate-starvation-inducible protein PsiE, translated to MNNSSWQHRVQNFGELLVDIAHYMALFLIVFVVIWGAGTEFYGIVFKGEAALKDILMLFIYLELLAMIGIYFKTHRLPVQFLIYIAITALSRHLVVDVQAVSDTFHLWLLMTITVAIFVLSIAIVLLTWTAKEFGRPEDNVHKGAPSTRRE
- the folD gene encoding bifunctional methylenetetrahydrofolate dehydrogenase/methenyltetrahydrofolate cyclohydrolase FolD; the encoded protein is MTQVSDSTTAICLDGKALAKQIEQSLSERVAAIKSKTGNTPILATILVGEDPASATYVRMKGNACKRVGMDSMRVEMPTATTTEELLAKIDELNNNPNVHGILLQHPVPAQIEERACFDAIDLAKDVDGVTCLGFGRMSMGEPAYGSCTPQGIMHLLEHEGIELSGKHAVVVGRSAILGKPMAQMLLNANCTVTICHSRTQNLADHVALADIIVGAVGVPELIQQAWIKPGAVVVDAGFHPTDNGGVGDIELAGIEAKASAYTPVPGGVGPMTINTLIRQTVEAAEKAAGL
- a CDS encoding LysR family transcriptional regulator yields the protein MDRIDAMRAFVAVAQEGSFSQAAETMAMSPQLVSKYVAKLEERLGVRLLHRTTRKVSLTEAGSHYFQHSQQILASIDEMETQLGGLQHIPQGTLRISAPVSFALKHMAKLITDFQAVYPLVHVDLQLNDRKVDIVDEGFDIALRIGRLKSSALIAKKVAPIRVVLCASPSYLADYGTLQSLDDLKDHRYLHYSYMERDDQEEIYRWLTHGIEPSYITKSYVMSSNNGDVLVNAAIEGAGVVLQPTFIASEALSSGKLVQILPEFEPAALDLYAVYAHKKLLPHKVRCFIDFIDGYYGSPPYWDQAMATQ
- a CDS encoding DoxX family protein — its product is MLNKILRTDAGIAALILRVPVGIILAAHGAQKLFGWFGGNGLAGTAGWMSSIGIEPGYLMAILAGSAEFFGGLALILGVLTRPAAVAAAFTMLVAIFSVHISNGLFAANNGYEYALTLMVALIALAVQGGGQLSVDQALTQRS
- a CDS encoding SEL1-like repeat protein → MRILGQMVIHKLGMLVLAMGLTVTAWASDFSTTKMQAEQGDITAQVRLATMYSLGIGVAQDGAQSQSWLSQACDSGVG
- a CDS encoding cupin domain-containing protein, giving the protein MLVNADFSQRAVSLPAEQHWVNSPQQGVERIMLDRLGDEKTRATSIVRYAPESYFPHHQHPGGEEILVLSGVFSDGDDHYPTGWYIRNPPSSGHQPYSREGAIIFVKLWQMSPDEDQHVRIDTNDAANWQRQEDREVCPLFADEREDVSLRRWQAGTALTIENVKGAEILVVAGELIEGEKTYQPNSWLRYPIGSNIELAAGSEGVTVYLKTGHLAHINPDDFTAN
- a CDS encoding flavin monoamine oxidase family protein; translation: MQKIPVAIIGGGLSGLYAAYLLEQQGIDYILLEARDILGGRILSSQSLASTNTDIDTDTNKGTENNKNSFDLGPSWYWPAYQQQLAHLVDELALKSFAQFEDGDMMVERSAVQLPIRSPGYKSSPPSMRLVGGMTALIKALYSRLDSTRICTGHIVRSIHHTGDYVEISSEDSLGKTATLQAKQVLLALPPRLAVTNIDFQPAIPVELATQWQATATWMAPHAKYFAVYDKPFWREQGLSGEGRSAIGPLVEIHDASMENGRGALFGFVGVPAASRQSVSTAVLKDYCRAQLVRLFGSEADAPIAEYLKDWAQDPFTATKADANSDCQHASAPMVKVNSGVWADYLTGIGSEWSRQFPGYVAGAVEAAGFGVESLVGNLSKD